CAGGGCGAATTTCGTGTGCTATTGAAGGATAAGACAGACACAGTAATAGGAAGACCAATGGGCAATACTGTAAGTACCTCTTTTTCATTTCACCAAATTGTAAGTCACCTGATATTTTTTCCGCAAATTCTGAAACAAGTCCTCTTGATACTTAAACTGTTCCGCCATTTTCCAATCCTCCAAAACCTGCGATTTTACCATTTCAAAAGGCTGCAAATCCGTTGTTTCAATAGCTGCAATATACACCAAGTGAATTCCATACCCCGATTGAATCGGTTCCATCCATCCTACTTCTTTTGCAGTAAACAAAGTTTGGGTAAATTCCTGCCCCAATATCTGACGCACATCGTCCGCATCTTTTGCCGCAAAGTAAGATTGCAGGTGTGATTTATCTCCAATCTGTGCTTTACCTCCCCCTTCAAAAGATTGATTTAGAAGCACTTTCAAGGCATTTTGTGCATTTTCAAGCGGTTTTTCTCTCAAATCGGGATTGAAGTAAAACTGGTGGAAACTGATTTTCTTAGGGCTTTGATAGTTGTTGGGATGCGCCTCGTAAAATTGTAGCAACAAATCATCTGATGCTCTTTGTGGCGTAGTCAAATCCTTCACCAAAAATTCATACTTTTGTTTGAGGCGACGGCGAATGATTTCATCATTGCGGTCTAAATTCATTCGCAAGGCTTCTCGATAAAATATTTCGGCCTTGATTTCTGCTTCAATAAGGCTTTGAAGTGTGACACTGTCAGGCGGATAATTCCAATTTTGTTGATACGATTTCGCCAATCTATCTACATCACTCGCTTCTATTATGATTTGATAATCCCCTGATTGTTCTTCATTTCTATTGAGAAAACCGTATAAAGCAAACAACAATCCGCCTAATAAAAGGAAGTGTAAAAGTGGATCTTTGAGTATTGTGGTCATGGGGCGAAAATAAATAAAAATTGGTGAATCCTCATTACTCAGGTGGCACTGCTCCAAAAACTTGAGTGACATATATTCCTTTCTCTCGACTATCATAGGCTGCAGCCGTTCCTACCCTAAAAAAAGATTCGTGCATCAAATTGTCGTAATGCCCTGGTGAACCTTTCCAATTTTGGGCAATTTCTTTGGCTGCTTCATTGTAGGTAGGGGTTTCTATATCAATTAGTTTCCCATTTTGTTTCACCAAAGTAAAACCCATAAACTGCAGATTTTCACCCACCATTCGATGTGTGCAGTTATTGATTCGGGTACGTTCCATCACACTTTTCATATCTTTGTTTCTTTGTTCATGTGTGAGTTTACCTTGTTTCATCACATATTCATTTTGAAGGATAGCTGCTTTGCGAAGGCAATTGTCTTTTTGTAAATCCACACGTCTTTTTTTGGCCCTCAAATTGTTGATTTCTTCATGCACCAAATCTTCCATCAATGAAATATCAAAATGATTGATATCAATGTTTTCGTTCGCCTTATTTCGGTCAATCGGTCTGCTAGGAGAAGTTTCGTTTTCTTCAATGGAGACGGGGGGAGAAGGCGGATTTTTGTGCGTCAAAAAACAGGCATTCATCGCCACCAAAGCCAAGATGGTTGTAAGCAATTTCACAGTCATAAAAAGTAAGTAAAAATGAGAATTAGAAAAATCGTTTCTTCATGCCCTCCACATCTATCAAAACCAACATCGTCAAAAGTAAAAATGGCAGGGCATTCGTCCTATAACGCACAATTGCGCCCAAATTATCTACAATGAGTCCGACAAATATGTAAAAAGAAACACTAAAAAACAAAGCGAAATAAAAAATTGCCAATTCTCTGCCACTGGGAAACTTATCCCTGAATAAAAGTGCAATTCCTATCAAGAGCAGAAAAGACCAGGTTTCAAGCACTGACACCCCCCGTCGAAACGAGTTAACATCGCCTAAGTGTGGACGACACAAGGTATTGTAAAAGGCCTTCGGCGAATGTTGAAGTAAACTCAATGCAGTAGGTTCTAGGATTGCAATATCTATGTCTGCGTCTCCAATGCTGTCTTCCACAAAATACTGCCTTGTATCTGCAATTTTCGCAAAAATATTGATGGGAGAATAAAAACTAATCAGTTGGGCAATCAACAACATCCCTACATAAACGCCTAAATACTTAGCAAATATGTATTTGGGTCGGCGAAATGTCCAGTAACAAGCAATCATTGCAGGAATCAACAGTCCAATGGCATAAGGGCGCAACATCGCCAAAAAAACCATATTGAAGAACAAAATCAACATTCTTTTGATATTGAAGCCGTTTTGTAATGACCGATGAAAATAATAAGTCATCAACCCCATACAAAAAAAAGTGAGTCCGTCTTTGTGTATTCCTGAAGTCCAAAAAACGATGGAAGGGGTACAAAACAACAATATGGCAATTGGTGAAGCTTTGGTACTGAAATAAGCGGTAAAAGTTCGATAAAAACCAATGATGCCGATAAAGGACAAAAAAGCCCAAAAAACAACATGAACGCTGTAGTAATTTCCTGCAAACAATTGAATGAGTGCATCTATCCTCAAAACACTGTAGTACCGCCAATCTGTCCAACCAACAATCGCATCTATATAACCCGCTAAATAGTTGGGTATTGGACGATTGATTGGGCCAAATACCAATTCGAGAAAATAAAGCGGATTCTCAAATAAGCTCGTATAGATGGTATGGCTATCCTTCAAAAAAGACCAGGTATCACCCCCATTGTAGTAGTAGAGGTGTAAGTACCCATACAGACATCCTGCTGCAATTTTTAGCCAAAAAGCTGATAATAAGAATTTTGCAGGAATTTGACTATTTTTGAAGAAAGAAAACTTGGTGACAACAATACTTAACAAGCCTGTGTAAAAAAGAAAAAGAATTGACTCCAAACGTTAATTTTTGTCAAAGATAGAAATAACCCATCGCATTTATTTTAATTTTGGTTGGGCTTCAATCTTCAATAAAAATTAATTTTTACCTTTGCACCATGCAATTTACAGCACAACAATTGAGCATTTTGCTTAACGGAACAGTGGTTGGCGACCCAAACGTAACAGTTCACGATATAGCCAAAATTGAAGAGGCCAAAAAGGGACAGCTTAGTTTCATAGCTAATCCCAAGTATGCCTCTTACCTTTATACGACTGAGGCTTCAATATTGATTGTGAACAATGATCTCATATTGGAAGCAGAAGTAGAAGCAACTTTAATCAAAGTTCCCAATGCTTACACTGCTTTCACAACTCTCCTCGAAAAATATCAATCGACCATGCAACGCAAAGCAGGGATTGAAGCACCTTCCTATGTAGATGACTCTGCCACAATTGGTGAAAACCCCTACATTGGAGCATTTGCGTATATCGGCAAAAATGTCCAGATTGGCAATAACGTTCAATTGTTTCCAAACACTTATATTGGTGACAATGTGACGATTGATGACAATTCTGTACTCTATGCAGGTGTAAAAGTTTACCAAGATTGCGAAATCGGAAAGAATTGTATCATTCATGCCAATGCAGTGATTGGAGCCGATGGATTTGGATTTGCACCACAAGCAGATGGTAGTTACCGCAAAATCCCACAATTGGGAAAGGTAATCATCAAAGACCATGTGGAAATTGGTGCAAATACGACAATTGACCGAGCGACAATGGGCGCAACACTCATCGAAGAAGGAGCAAAACTGGATAATCTCGTGCAAATTGCCCACAATGTGGTGATTGGAGCGCATACTGCTATTGCCTCACAATCAGGAGTTTCGGGAAGCACTAAGATTGGCAAACACTGTGTATTGGCTGGTCAAGTAGGTGTAGTAGGACATCTCAACATTGCGGATTACACTATCATTGGTGCACAGAGTGGTGTTAGCAATTCTGTTACGGAACCAAATACAACGGTATTGGGTTCACCTATCATGGATCACCGACACGCTAGACGTGTATATGTGGTATATCGAAATTTACCAACTTTAGCAAAAAAGCTCAATGAACTTGAAAAAAAAATCAAAGAATTATCAGCTAATCTGGACAAAAGCCATCAATAAATGACAAGTTTTCAACATACTATCCAAAAAGAAGTAAGCATTAGTGGAGTGGGCTTACACACAGGCGAGCAGGTAGAAATGACATTCAAACCTGCTCCACCCGATTATGGTATTCGATTTCAGCGCATAGACTTGGAAAATCAACCCATTATTAAGGCAGATGCCGACTTTGTGACAGATGTACAAAGAGGCACTACCTTAGAGCGCAATAAGGTAAAGATTAGCACAGTTGAACACGCTTTGGCGGCATTAGTGGGGCTTGAAATTGACAATGTGTTGATTGAACTCAATAGCCAAGAAGTACCTATCATGGACGGCAGTTCACAACCTTTTGTGGCCGCACTCCTGGATGCTATTCCAACAAAACAAGATGCGAAAAAACTGTTTTTCAACATCACCGAAAATATTTATTACAATGATGTAGAAAAAGATGTTGAAATGATGGTATTGCCTGCGGATGATTACCAAGTGACAGTGATGATTGACTTCAATTCACCTGTATTGGGCAAACAACATGCAACTTTACAACAGTTGAAGGACTTTAAAGACGAAATATCATCGGCACGTACTTTCTGTTTTTTACACGAATTGGAGTTGCTCCTAAAAAATAATCTTATCAAAGGAGGTGACTTGAGCAATGCCATTGTGGTAGTAGATAGAGAAGTAGGAGATGAAGAATTGAACCGTTTGGCTACCTTATTCAACAAACCTTCGGTAAGAGTAAGACGGGAAGGGTATTTGAGCAATGTCGAACTACGACACAAAAACGAACCTGCTCGACACAAATTATTGGATGTAGTGGGCGACTTGGCACTCATTGGAACACCTATCAAAGGACGGGTGATTGCCACAAAACCAGGTCATGCAACCAATATTGCATTTGCTCAAAAAATAAAAAAATACATTAAGGAACACAAACATTTAATAGATGCGCCTGTTTATGACCCTAACATACCGCCACTTTACAATATTGAACAAATAAAAGGTTTGTTGCCACACCGCTCTCCTTTTTTGTTGATAGACAAAATTATTGAGCTTACTAAGACAACCGTAATAGGGGTAAAGTGTGTTACATACAATGAACCTTTTTTTAGGGGACACTTCCCTCATCAAGCTGTGATGCCGGGGGTATTAATTTTGGAGGCAATGGCCCAAACGGGTGGTATTTTGGTCTTGAATCAAGTACCTGATCCAGAAAACTATATTACCTATTTTCTAAAAATTGCAGAGGCAAGATTTAGAAATATGGTTGTTCCTGGTGACACTTTGGTCTTTAAAATGGAACTTTTAGCTCCTATTCGAAGGGGATTGTGTGAAATGAAAGCAACGGCCTATGTTGGCAAAAAAATTGCAGCAGAAGCCCTTATGACCGCACAAGTAAGAAAACACGTTCAATAACATCCTATTGACTTAATTATTATTACTATCAATAATTTTCTATAATGGCGAATATTTCGGATAAATCGGAAGTACATCCTGATGCTAAGATTGGTAAAAATGTGACAATTGGTCCTTTCTGTTACATTGATGAGGGAGTTGAAATAGGTGAGGGCACTCGAATTGAACCTCATGTGACCATCTACAAAGGAGCTACTATTGGCAAACACTGTCACATTTTTCCGGGAGCAGTCATCGCAGCTATTCCCCAAGATTTGAAGTATGAAGGCGAAGAAACAACAGCTGAAATTGGGGACTACACCACTATTCGAGAGTATGTCACCATCAATAAAGGCACAGCTTATTCAGGAAAGACTGTCATCGGAAGCCACTGTTTGTTAATGGCTTATGTCCACGTAGCACATGATTGCGTCTTAGGAAATCAAGTGATTTTAGCCAATGATGTGAACCTGGCGGGACATGTAGAAAT
The Chitinophagales bacterium genome window above contains:
- a CDS encoding bifunctional UDP-3-O-[3-hydroxymyristoyl] N-acetylglucosamine deacetylase/3-hydroxyacyl-ACP dehydratase — its product is MTSFQHTIQKEVSISGVGLHTGEQVEMTFKPAPPDYGIRFQRIDLENQPIIKADADFVTDVQRGTTLERNKVKISTVEHALAALVGLEIDNVLIELNSQEVPIMDGSSQPFVAALLDAIPTKQDAKKLFFNITENIYYNDVEKDVEMMVLPADDYQVTVMIDFNSPVLGKQHATLQQLKDFKDEISSARTFCFLHELELLLKNNLIKGGDLSNAIVVVDREVGDEELNRLATLFNKPSVRVRREGYLSNVELRHKNEPARHKLLDVVGDLALIGTPIKGRVIATKPGHATNIAFAQKIKKYIKEHKHLIDAPVYDPNIPPLYNIEQIKGLLPHRSPFLLIDKIIELTKTTVIGVKCVTYNEPFFRGHFPHQAVMPGVLILEAMAQTGGILVLNQVPDPENYITYFLKIAEARFRNMVVPGDTLVFKMELLAPIRRGLCEMKATAYVGKKIAAEALMTAQVRKHVQ
- a CDS encoding peptidylprolyl isomerase; amino-acid sequence: MTTILKDPLLHFLLLGGLLFALYGFLNRNEEQSGDYQIIIEASDVDRLAKSYQQNWNYPPDSVTLQSLIEAEIKAEIFYREALRMNLDRNDEIIRRRLKQKYEFLVKDLTTPQRASDDLLLQFYEAHPNNYQSPKKISFHQFYFNPDLREKPLENAQNALKVLLNQSFEGGGKAQIGDKSHLQSYFAAKDADDVRQILGQEFTQTLFTAKEVGWMEPIQSGYGIHLVYIAAIETTDLQPFEMVKSQVLEDWKMAEQFKYQEDLFQNLRKKYQVTYNLVK
- the lpxD gene encoding UDP-3-O-(3-hydroxymyristoyl)glucosamine N-acyltransferase — its product is MQFTAQQLSILLNGTVVGDPNVTVHDIAKIEEAKKGQLSFIANPKYASYLYTTEASILIVNNDLILEAEVEATLIKVPNAYTAFTTLLEKYQSTMQRKAGIEAPSYVDDSATIGENPYIGAFAYIGKNVQIGNNVQLFPNTYIGDNVTIDDNSVLYAGVKVYQDCEIGKNCIIHANAVIGADGFGFAPQADGSYRKIPQLGKVIIKDHVEIGANTTIDRATMGATLIEEGAKLDNLVQIAHNVVIGAHTAIASQSGVSGSTKIGKHCVLAGQVGVVGHLNIADYTIIGAQSGVSNSVTEPNTTVLGSPIMDHRHARRVYVVYRNLPTLAKKLNELEKKIKELSANLDKSHQ
- a CDS encoding glycosyltransferase family 39 protein; its protein translation is MESILFLFYTGLLSIVVTKFSFFKNSQIPAKFLLSAFWLKIAAGCLYGYLHLYYYNGGDTWSFLKDSHTIYTSLFENPLYFLELVFGPINRPIPNYLAGYIDAIVGWTDWRYYSVLRIDALIQLFAGNYYSVHVVFWAFLSFIGIIGFYRTFTAYFSTKASPIAILLFCTPSIVFWTSGIHKDGLTFFCMGLMTYYFHRSLQNGFNIKRMLILFFNMVFLAMLRPYAIGLLIPAMIACYWTFRRPKYIFAKYLGVYVGMLLIAQLISFYSPINIFAKIADTRQYFVEDSIGDADIDIAILEPTALSLLQHSPKAFYNTLCRPHLGDVNSFRRGVSVLETWSFLLLIGIALLFRDKFPSGRELAIFYFALFFSVSFYIFVGLIVDNLGAIVRYRTNALPFLLLTMLVLIDVEGMKKRFF
- a CDS encoding CAP domain-containing protein, with translation MTVKLLTTILALVAMNACFLTHKNPPSPPVSIEENETSPSRPIDRNKANENIDINHFDISLMEDLVHEEINNLRAKKRRVDLQKDNCLRKAAILQNEYVMKQGKLTHEQRNKDMKSVMERTRINNCTHRMVGENLQFMGFTLVKQNGKLIDIETPTYNEAAKEIAQNWKGSPGHYDNLMHESFFRVGTAAAYDSREKGIYVTQVFGAVPPE